From a region of the Hymenobacter jejuensis genome:
- a CDS encoding ArnT family glycosyltransferase, with translation MPLNFKSINLPAPPRRTRTATGGGLVEADYQNITLYILILIGIGLRLFQFIYNRSFFIDELFLNVNIVKLDFWGLATRTFEYQQKAPLGYLWAVKLLTTVLGNSEQVLRLFSLLCGISSLFLFVPVARHFLRSWGVVIAVGVLSISYTFIYHSVEAKQYCTELTAAILALFLYTKYHDRTDLKSLLIWGVAGAILLWFSFSLIFIAAGIAGAVCLDALLRKEWRRFFMLLIPFTLWLVSFGVLYFLFVRKFHESAWLIDFFKRVDDAFMPLPPASVSDLTWLVRKPYSLLDRPLGLMLYFEPNADHSFLYYFLRMGWLYAPTIVLGAVLMLRKNRLNFSVLVLPVLLTMAASGLKVYPFHQRFLLFLGPVFLLMLAYGFERFCALFPRRYSLVALGLLLVLTPALVNSAEQVNDPHQVIKDYNREVVLFVNQNYKPGDAVYVYWNMRQAYEFYKAANYLKFNAIEASYVKNKSRNPADYINHLKPDFKGFKGKKRLWFIYDTNNRDPIGDFIDQPAWYHDQKFVPGKSLEQEFSKMGKQKAHYQLNTFNATLFELK, from the coding sequence ATGCCCCTAAATTTCAAATCCATTAACCTGCCAGCGCCACCCAGGCGGACACGTACCGCTACGGGCGGCGGGCTTGTGGAAGCTGATTATCAGAACATTACGCTTTATATTCTGATCCTCATCGGTATTGGACTGCGGCTGTTTCAGTTTATCTACAATCGCTCCTTCTTTATCGACGAGCTTTTCCTGAACGTCAACATCGTCAAGCTGGATTTCTGGGGCTTGGCCACCCGCACGTTCGAATACCAGCAAAAAGCCCCGTTGGGCTACCTGTGGGCGGTAAAGCTGCTGACTACAGTGCTGGGCAATTCGGAACAGGTGCTGCGGCTGTTTTCGCTGCTCTGCGGCATCAGTTCCCTGTTTCTCTTTGTGCCCGTAGCGCGGCATTTTCTCCGGTCCTGGGGCGTGGTTATTGCGGTCGGCGTGCTCTCGATTTCCTACACGTTCATCTACCACTCGGTGGAGGCCAAGCAATACTGCACCGAGCTGACGGCCGCCATCCTTGCGCTGTTTCTCTACACGAAATACCACGACCGTACCGACCTAAAATCGCTGTTGATCTGGGGCGTTGCCGGGGCAATTTTGCTGTGGTTTTCCTTCTCGCTGATATTCATTGCGGCGGGCATTGCCGGGGCCGTTTGCCTCGACGCGTTACTGCGGAAAGAGTGGCGCAGGTTCTTTATGTTGCTGATTCCGTTCACGTTGTGGCTGGTGAGCTTTGGCGTGTTGTATTTTTTGTTCGTCCGGAAATTCCACGAATCGGCTTGGCTGATTGACTTTTTCAAGCGAGTAGACGATGCCTTCATGCCCTTGCCGCCGGCTTCGGTTTCCGACCTTACCTGGCTTGTCCGCAAGCCCTACTCCCTCCTCGACCGCCCCCTGGGGCTGATGCTCTATTTTGAGCCCAACGCCGACCATTCCTTTTTGTACTACTTCCTGCGGATGGGCTGGTTGTATGCGCCCACCATCGTGCTCGGCGCGGTACTGATGTTGCGGAAGAACCGGCTGAATTTCAGCGTTTTAGTACTTCCCGTGCTACTCACGATGGCGGCGTCCGGCCTGAAGGTTTACCCGTTCCATCAGCGCTTTCTGCTATTTCTGGGGCCGGTTTTCCTGCTGATGCTGGCGTATGGCTTTGAGCGCTTCTGCGCGCTGTTTCCGCGGCGCTACTCCCTTGTGGCGCTGGGGCTGTTGTTGGTATTGACCCCTGCACTCGTAAACTCAGCCGAGCAAGTCAATGATCCTCACCAGGTTATCAAGGACTACAACCGGGAAGTAGTGCTGTTTGTCAACCAGAACTACAAGCCCGGCGACGCGGTGTATGTTTACTGGAACATGCGCCAGGCGTACGAGTTTTACAAAGCGGCTAACTATTTGAAATTCAATGCTATAGAGGCCAGCTACGTAAAAAACAAGTCCCGCAATCCGGCCGATTACATCAACCACTTAAAACCCGACTTCAAAGGCTTTAAAGGCAAAAAGCGGCTCTGGTTTATTTACGACACCAACAACCGCGATCCCATCGGCGACTTCATCGATCAGCCCGCATGGTACCACGATCAGAAGTTTGTACCGGGCAAATCACTTGAACAGGAATTCTCCAAGATGGGCAAGCAAAAAGCTCATTACCAACTAAATACCTTCAACGCTACCTTGTTTGAACTGAAGTAG
- a CDS encoding HAD family hydrolase: protein MSYSGKIVWNKVKMVVFDVDGTLYEQSKLRKKMLFALLGYYALRPWRLGEMRLLQRFRREREKHPAYAGPDVENAQYAWCAEGTSYPVAKIKRVVQQWIFDYPNQYLSDCTYPGVKEFFNALRVNHIKIGVYSDYKAHDKLRAMGLQADAVVASTDPEIDRLKPDPKGLLYLADLMRVAPEECLFIGDRPELDGACAERANMPYLIVEKQPFNSFNFYDNLTKLLTTDLKPTTTTYESDIYAS, encoded by the coding sequence ATGAGCTACAGCGGGAAGATAGTGTGGAACAAGGTGAAGATGGTCGTTTTTGATGTTGACGGTACCCTATACGAGCAGTCGAAGCTGCGCAAAAAAATGCTCTTTGCGCTGCTGGGCTACTACGCGCTACGGCCGTGGCGGCTCGGTGAAATGCGGCTGTTGCAACGCTTCCGAAGGGAGCGGGAAAAGCACCCTGCCTACGCAGGCCCTGATGTAGAAAATGCCCAATACGCCTGGTGCGCCGAGGGCACTAGCTACCCGGTTGCCAAAATTAAGCGGGTCGTTCAGCAGTGGATTTTCGATTACCCAAATCAATATCTGTCGGACTGCACCTACCCCGGCGTCAAAGAGTTCTTTAACGCCCTCAGAGTCAACCACATCAAAATCGGGGTCTATTCCGATTACAAAGCCCACGACAAGCTGCGGGCCATGGGCCTGCAAGCCGATGCGGTAGTGGCCTCGACCGACCCGGAAATAGATCGCCTTAAGCCCGACCCGAAAGGGCTGCTGTATCTGGCTGACCTGATGCGGGTTGCGCCGGAAGAATGCCTGTTTATCGGCGACCGGCCCGAGCTTGACGGCGCATGCGCCGAGCGCGCCAACATGCCCTACCTAATTGTCGAGAAACAGCCCTTCAATTCCTTCAACTTTTACGATAACCTGACGAAGCTACTTACCACCGATCTTAAACCAACTACAACTACCTATGAATCAGACATCTATGCTTCCTAA
- a CDS encoding UbiA family prenyltransferase, producing MNQTSMLPNAETNEQEVALIPAGLKDYIAIARPDNWAKNVFMVPGMLFALIVYRTSFDAALLSKMIMGVVSTCLVASANYVINEYLDAEFDKFHPLKKKRTSVVRVVNPVLVYTEWFLLAAVGFLLAYQISIQFLLVSAFLLFMGVMYNVRPFRTKERVYIDVLSESVNNPIRFALGWFTVAPALSVANLDGIGLFNSLPPTSIIVAYWMGGAYLMATKRFAEYRLIDNPELAGLYRRSFKYYTEHSLLISMFFYALTSAFFLGIFLVKNRIELLISFPFFALLFSWYLRIGLLKNSPVQGSEKLYTRKWFMLYVVLFCLLLVTLMFVDIPGLHWLLRHSY from the coding sequence ATGAATCAGACATCTATGCTTCCTAATGCAGAAACTAACGAGCAGGAGGTTGCCTTGATTCCGGCGGGACTGAAAGACTATATCGCCATCGCCCGCCCCGACAACTGGGCCAAAAACGTATTTATGGTGCCGGGCATGCTGTTTGCCCTGATCGTGTACCGCACTTCCTTCGACGCCGCGCTGCTGTCGAAGATGATCATGGGTGTAGTGAGCACCTGCCTGGTAGCCTCGGCCAACTACGTAATCAACGAATACCTCGACGCCGAGTTCGACAAGTTTCATCCGCTCAAGAAGAAGCGCACGTCGGTGGTGCGGGTGGTCAATCCGGTGCTGGTGTACACGGAGTGGTTTCTGCTGGCCGCCGTGGGGTTTTTGCTGGCCTATCAGATCAGCATTCAGTTTCTGCTCGTGTCGGCTTTTCTGCTGTTCATGGGCGTGATGTACAACGTGCGCCCGTTCCGGACCAAGGAGCGCGTGTACATTGACGTGCTTTCGGAGTCGGTGAATAACCCCATCCGGTTCGCGCTGGGCTGGTTTACGGTCGCGCCGGCCCTGTCGGTGGCCAATCTCGACGGCATCGGCCTCTTCAACAGCCTGCCGCCCACCAGCATCATTGTGGCCTATTGGATGGGCGGTGCCTACCTGATGGCCACCAAGCGCTTCGCCGAATACCGTCTCATCGACAACCCCGAGCTAGCTGGGCTGTACCGTCGCTCGTTTAAGTACTACACCGAGCATAGCCTCCTGATTTCCATGTTTTTCTATGCGCTCACGTCGGCGTTTTTCCTGGGTATTTTCCTGGTCAAAAACCGCATTGAGTTGCTGATCAGCTTTCCCTTCTTCGCGTTGCTGTTCTCGTGGTACCTGCGGATCGGGTTGCTCAAAAATTCGCCTGTGCAGGGCTCCGAAAAACTCTACACGCGCAAGTGGTTTATGCTCTACGTCGTGTTGTTCTGCCTGCTGCTCGTCACCCTGATGTTCGTGGATATACCGGGTTTGCACTGGCTATTAAGGCATTCTTACTGA
- the porX gene encoding T9SS response regulator signal transducer PorX has translation MQRYNILWADDEIDLLKPHILFLKEKGYDVTGVNSGADAIEQVQEQNYDIVFLDENMPGLTGLETLTEIKASRPTVPVIMITKSEEEHIMEDAIGSKIADYLIKPVNPNQILLSVKRVLDNKRLISEKTNSSYQRDFRQLGMQLGDRLSPSEWADVYKKLVYWELEIDETEGKSMADVFNMQKDEANTYFGRFITDNYEDWVNGDDKDAPLMSHQLFKERVFPLLKDTGDTPVYFVLIDNLRYDQWKILEPIIAELFTVDSEEMYYSILPTTTAYARNAIFSGMMPGEIQKKYPNLWVNDDDDEGKNLHEQEFMEIMFQKASQKAKYSYNKVTNLQAGKDLLGKMSNLHNNYKCNVIVYNFVDMLSHARTDMAMIRELAGDESAYRSLTRSWFLHSPLYEMLQQIAEKKGKLIITTDHGTIRVKRPYKIVGDRNTNTNLRYKHGKNLGFDDSRDVYVVRKPERIFLPRENVSTAYVFTLGDYFFAYPNNYNYYVNYYKDTFQHGGISLEEVIIPYITLTPKG, from the coding sequence ACTACGACATCGTATTTCTGGACGAAAACATGCCCGGCCTTACCGGCCTCGAAACCCTGACCGAAATTAAAGCTTCTCGCCCTACAGTACCGGTGATCATGATCACCAAGAGCGAGGAAGAACACATCATGGAAGACGCAATTGGCTCTAAAATAGCCGATTACCTCATCAAGCCCGTCAACCCGAATCAGATATTGCTGTCGGTGAAACGGGTGCTCGACAACAAGCGCCTGATTTCCGAAAAGACCAACAGCAGCTACCAGCGCGACTTCCGTCAGCTGGGCATGCAGCTCGGCGATCGCCTTTCGCCCTCGGAGTGGGCGGATGTGTATAAGAAGTTGGTATACTGGGAGTTAGAGATTGACGAGACGGAAGGCAAAAGCATGGCCGACGTCTTCAACATGCAGAAGGACGAGGCTAACACCTACTTCGGTCGCTTCATCACCGACAATTACGAAGACTGGGTAAACGGCGACGACAAAGACGCCCCGCTCATGTCGCATCAGTTGTTCAAGGAGCGCGTGTTTCCGCTGCTGAAAGACACCGGCGACACGCCCGTTTACTTTGTGCTGATCGACAACCTGCGCTACGACCAGTGGAAGATTCTGGAGCCCATCATTGCCGAGCTGTTCACCGTGGATTCGGAGGAAATGTATTACAGCATCCTGCCGACTACTACTGCTTATGCCCGCAACGCGATCTTCTCGGGCATGATGCCCGGCGAAATCCAGAAGAAGTACCCCAACCTGTGGGTCAACGACGACGACGACGAAGGCAAGAACCTGCACGAGCAGGAATTCATGGAAATCATGTTCCAGAAGGCCAGCCAGAAAGCCAAATACAGCTACAACAAGGTAACTAACCTCCAGGCTGGCAAAGACTTACTGGGTAAGATGTCGAACCTGCACAACAACTACAAGTGCAACGTCATCGTCTACAACTTCGTGGATATGCTCTCGCACGCCCGCACCGACATGGCCATGATTCGGGAGCTGGCCGGCGACGAGTCGGCGTACCGCTCGCTAACGCGCTCGTGGTTTCTGCACTCGCCGCTGTATGAAATGCTCCAGCAGATTGCCGAGAAAAAAGGCAAGCTCATCATCACCACCGACCACGGCACGATTCGCGTAAAGCGCCCGTACAAAATCGTCGGCGACCGGAACACCAACACCAACCTGCGCTATAAGCACGGCAAAAACCTCGGCTTCGACGACTCGCGCGATGTGTACGTGGTGCGCAAGCCAGAGCGCATTTTCCTGCCCCGCGAAAATGTATCGACCGCGTACGTGTTTACGCTCGGTGACTACTTCTTCGCCTACCCAAACAACTACAACTACTACGTGAACTACTACAAGGACACGTTCCAGCACGGCGGCATTTCGCTGGAGGAAGTTATCATTCCCTACATCACGCTCACCCCGAAGGGGTAA